The DNA window tttcattatcGTGAGAATGTGTCCACTGCTTTCACTGTTGTAAAATCACCAAGGGCAGACTAAGTCAATGCTGGAAAATACAACAACCACCTGAAACTCGTACAGTGCAGGGTCAATGCCAGAATGCTCTTGGTTCATACGGTATACAAAGCTGAAATAACGAACACGCCACTAAAGTGCAATGAACAAACACATTGCATTTACTGATGTACCATCACTGATTGTTGAAATCTGTATTGTTCCTATTTCAGTAGAAATTACAAGTCTCCAAATACAGAGAAGCTGAATGTATGCAAGCAAAGGAATGAGACGCATTAAAGGAAACTTGTTCTTTGGGAAATACTCTTGATTGCTCTTTTATAGAGAGTTTGATGACAAAATTGCTACCACTCCCATTTCCATCTGTTTAGTATAAAGCTAGAGCCAAGGGATTGTTAGCTGAACTGAGCATGAAGGCCAGACTCGGGCTAAAAGTGTCAAACATCTAGATTTTTTGTTTGagaatgtatgtatatataaaattgAGGTAATTTTAGCATACTAATAAAATAGCAGCAGAAGCCTTACACAAATTCACGTATGGAATTGATAAAGTCTTTATTGGTAAATATCACTATAGCTATAACTGCTAACTGCTGTAGTTTAAACAAGTGTGACTGTCTAGTTTGTGCTGATCGGCATTTTGGGTACAACTGTATTCGAGGTGGTGTGCATTAGTCTTGGGTTGGCACTGAAATAATAATTGACACTGGTTGGGAACACAGAAAAcggtttgttttatttggtcGTATGTTATTTTAATGCAAAGTTAACATTGTTTTAGGTGTCTTTGGTCCAAGACTAGGGTTTAATGGGCAGTCCAGTTCCTTGACCTCCAGTTTACCACTGGAGGTCAAGGAAACATATTGACACAATTATGAATGGTTTCACAGCTGCCAATCCCAAGCCTAATCAAATATGACAGTTTATGTTAGCACATAAGGCTAATTAGCTTTTTTTTACCCCCTTTTTTACCCCCTTTTTTTACGACGAATACTATAATATAGTTTTTATAATGGTTCATGTTGGATAATGTTAAAGGCTTCTGGAATAATGTCAGTGTCAGGTTAGGATTAAAATATTCTAAATGACAACAGTTGGAACCCTCGTGTTCACGATGGGTGTCATCTTAGTTTTATGCAAACCTCTTCACATAAAGTGTTACTGGACATTGTTGACCTCCCTGATTACAGTCTTCATGCTAAGTTAAGCACAGttcattagtttttgtttttacctctCCATAATATTACTTTATTAGTAAATGATAAAGTTAAGTCCTGGTTTTATCCCTTTTCCTCTACCTGTTAGTTCCTATCCGCACACCTACCCCTACTTACATGTTGAGACGCTGGTTCAACTCCATATGTcgtttcactagctgggcccacgtcctcattttaggtttggcAGCGTTTTTAGTAGATAAAGGCGAATGGCTTAATTaagaattgagctgcggtttggggaaggcctcgatgGGGACTGGCGGCGACTCccaggcctggcagatccccatgtgaAGAAGTGAAAGACTTGGAAAAAAGGGTGGGGCACAAAAACGAGAAggaacagcttgtagaactggaGAGTCATAAATAGATAAGACCCGAAAGGGGCGTGTTTGGAGgggtggtcccgctcctgaaattcagataattTGTCTCCAAAATGCTAATGTAAAAACTTGGGTTTGAATCTGCCCCAGGTAATTTGCTCTGCCTCTTCCTCTGCTCTCTTATCGTCTGCACTGTCCTTCCATAATAAAAACTACAAATCCCCCTAACAAACTTCCATGGTTTAAATAAGCTAATTAGCTTCAAGCGTCATATTTGGCTAATGTACAGATATAAGAGTGGTAATAATCTTCTCACTGGCTCTGGCAGTGAAGCAAAATAAGCACATTTTCCCAAAACGCGTCTTTGAGAATAACACTCAAACCTGCTTGTCTCACAGCGCAGTGTCTTTCACATACGTTTGTCGTCCTCCCTTTATCCTCCATCCCACTTCCTCCCAGAACTCCTTACGTAATGAAATATTCCAAAAAGATCTTTCTAACTGCTGTCAAGCTAGAACATTACAATATATCACATTAAAGGTTGGTTATAATATCACAGATGTTTGTATGCCATTCATGTTTAAATTGAGCGTGTGATTTAATGTAGTGGTTTGGTTTGTAAATATTATAGATATTTGGGCTCACAGTATGCATCACACATTTGATGTATAAGATGAAGCACTTTTTATCCCCACTGCTATGTAATACCACGTGTGACGGTCACATTTGTGTGTGCGAGACAAAGGGCGAGTGTGTCTGTATGTTTGTATATGTTTATCTATGTAAGAAAGGGACTGCGTGAATGTAGGCATCTATCTCTTTATGTGAgcgagtgtgtctgtgtgcattagGGTCTGCAGGTTGCTTATATGCTATCGattataaataacattttcactGTAGATATGAGTGCATTTCTCCAGTCTTTGACGTTGATTTACATTTTTctagaagaattttttttttcattctgcaCTGTAACCTTTGacaatataaaagatggacgtaacTACTGTGACATCAACTCAACAGTTTCCAAAGTTGCGATTTGAAGCTTTGAGATGAACGTTTCCACTGTTGCAGCCTTGGTTGCAAGAAATTGGATGTGATGACAAACGGGTGGGTCTGACTGTGAAACTGCTTGCTCATTGGCTACTGACTGGTAATTGACAATTTAACTGATGAGGTTTTTTGAAACATGGTATGAGCAAGTTTTACAAATTAATTCCTTTTTATTTAACCAAATCGAGTAACTAAGATAATGAACTCAGCGACAAAGTGTTTACAGAGCTCAAGAAAGAGCCCTTCATAggacaggaagtgttttttgcaaccacagctatcgtcatctggtggccttcagaTAGAATATAGGTTTTTAGGCACTTCcacattggcttcattttttctgACCAGgaagctatgtccatcttttttaTTGTCTATGACTGTAACACATGATGAAACACATGTATGGTCCCCATATCTGTAGATACAAACCATGAAGCAATCAGTAGCCATCTTTCATTGCGCTTGTAGTGTTTTAGTGAACTGCATGCAAGAAGTGACTACTGTCCGCTCATATGGTAATATAATTTCAAAGCCAAAAGAATAAAGGACATATTTTTTGTAaatgcttgtttattttctccacttccttctttgtcttttctttcagGGTCTAAAAGTTTGCTCAtttgtgtgtgacatcagctCTTTGATCTGTGATCTGAACCTGAAGTATGATTGCTTTACAGGTTAACAGGATCATTCATGTGATTCAAGTACATGTTACACCTGACTGTATTGATTTGAAAAATGTGacaagtgactttttttttttgttataaccAAAGATGTGGCAACTAAAAAAGTAAACACCTagatttccaaaataaaacctGTTTTGGGAAGCATATTTTGCATGCACGACACATTCATTTGGAGGCTAGAATGAAGATGGAAAGAGTTAAGTGGCTCAGCATATTTAATAGGCTTAAATAGAGACTTTGCTGCTGAGGTGACGATCTGTTTTCAGCTTAAGTAATCTGTGTTGAATGTAGACAACTGGGACTCCCGAAAATATTCTCATAGCAGTTCACATTTTAAAGTCTTAGAAAGCACTTATTAAATACAGTATTGTGCAATGGTAGTTTGCCaccactcatttctttatatttggaTAGTAAAATAGCAATTTTTGGAAATAAGTAAGCAAGTTATAATGAGCTTGAAGGGTTATTTAGTTTGACAACCTTTATTCATCAGCACGGGTTGAATTCTCTTAGGCTTCTCTGGGCTCCGGTTCACTTAAGACACGTCTTTCAGATACTATTTGATACTCATGTGTAGTCgatactttgtttgttttttttaggcctgccactttttcttttgtcctccacttgtccattTTCCCCAGTTTTTATCAGGATCACACACCATTCTGATTTATGCCAAATGTTTTGCCAAATAGCTCTttgagaatcaccttgttggtgcaaaaaaaatctattttatgTGTGCAAAACTGTGATATCTCTGGCATTTCTTttgtagattcaactaaagaaagtGGAACAAATTACATGTTTTTCATGACAGGCTGCTATTAACtttaacaaagtgcctaaaatTGGTTTGTCAGTTATATGTAGACACAATACTGGTTCACACTTTGAACCTAttattcataggtcagtgttaagtggcatAGCAACAAAAAGGGCTTCCTCTGAAGAGGGGCAGATACAAGGACtgcactgaaaatgagtgaaaaagcagcaaatacccaaagaaaaactttgagagATGTTCAGAAAGCCTGGGTTACTGCTAGTTTATAAAAATTAAGAAGTTGATCATATCATTCACTTCTTTCATATCAATAGGCTTCCTTCATCGATGTGTTCTATTCATCCCTTACATACGTTTTTTTGGTAGTTACTTTAAATCTTTAGCTAAAAGtaacaaataaattaattagggtaaagcttttattttctaGTTTTTATGCAGTCTAAATCCCCAAAGCTGTAGCTTTAATTCAGACTTAATCCAGATCCAACACTTGAAATCTCTTTCGTATGAATAGCCTCTCTTTTGTTGTGAATTGCTTGCATAGTGATTCCCAACCACACAACAGTGTCTTCCCCACATTATGCAGAATCAAGTACGACTGACTACAAGATCCACACAGACGTGTTTAAGAAGGAAAATCTTGTGCTGGGACCCACAGGAAGAAGAGGTGAAGAGCTGAGACAACCCCCACCCAGCAACACCCTCCAGCGCTTTGCTGCTCTCTGCTTCTCCCTGCCTGTTGCCTAGCAACCTAACATCACAGCTCCCTTGCCTGTGATTGATCAGCAGTCTCTGGGCTTGCTTACCCACAATACCTTGCTGGCAAATAGACAAGCAGTCACCCCCTCCTTCAACCCTCAGCACACGTTAAATTATATTAGAAATGGGAGAAGTCACATGGTGGCCTTGTTCCAGCTCTGATCCAGTGTATTGTTCTCATCATTGTCAGAGGATCATGAAGGACTGCCAAATGTTTGTTTAGCCTCAACTTTACACAGCACCTGCTGCAGGTGTTGTGTGTGCAGCAAGCCATGAAAATATTTCTATACATGAATAGGCTGGCCAATAATACAGAACTTCCTCTTTCTCCTGTCTGAGCTCAGCCTCACCCATAGAAGGTgtcagtgtgttgctagctCACCACTGCTCTCTAGAGGTCCACTGGAAGAACTGGTTGGGAGTATTAAAGAAAATGAATTGCATGCATGATGACACAGCACTTAGTCAGACTGTTGTCTAAATGGAAAAGCACAGATGTGTGCTGACATCTAAATGTCCAGATTAACTttacagatctttttttttcagctatCACTGCAGAAGAAATTAGTTCACCTCATGTTTTTCACGTTGACAAGGAACAAAGGTTCTTGGCTAAACCAATGTCACAGTTTATACTGAGGAAGAAAAGAACACACTGATGacgtaaaaaaaacaaattattctAACATCATCATGTCCAGATATATCAGCAGCATGCCAAGTGAAATAAATAGATGCCACCTGCTGGCAGCATTACATAATTACAtaatttaaatttgattttatgAACTTTTTGAGTGTACAAAAGACAGAGCACAATTAATAAAGTACTCTTAAACTACAGTGGGTGttaaaattgattttattcACACTTTCATGAAAATGTGCATTGTGTAAAAAGGAAGATACAGAACACGTGGCCCCCAGTTTTTGACAGTATTCATTATTCTcactggaaaaaaacagaagtagTTTCATCACTGATGTTCACAATTATCACTGTAAACTAATAAGTAATGCACAGACAGACCATTCTCTAATCTAAATATATGCTCTTTTAGGAGCTTAACTTGATGGTGAACATATTGTGATAGTTTTAGGGGTGAAACATGTACAGTATATTAGCAGTGTATAGCAGTGCTTTGAACAAAATACTAAGATCAGCATGGTAACATGTCAGCACTGCTAACATGCTGATGTTTAGCAGTTAGGCTATGTAATGTTTGTTATCTTCATTTGGCTtcttagcatgctaacatttgCAAAATAGCACAAAATACAAATCAGAGTTGGTGGTAATGAAGATATTGGACCATGTTACATGTCTTCTCATAAGCTGTTTGctcattttctctctgttgTTCAGTGCAATGGCATGTCTTTGACTATTTTCTACAGTCAAAACAAATGCCTGCTGTAGCTGTTTGAGTTGTGAGGGTTGACTGTTATAGTAATCTTGAGATCTCTAACAAAAACCACTAAAAAGCTTTGTAAAGTTAAGCTGAACTatagaatgaataaataattcaaggttcaatataataaaaaattcGTCCTAACTGTGGCAGGGGACCTTCCTGCAATGTAACACACGCCTACATAGTTTGCTTTTTAGGATCTTAGCTCTTAAAATTATGGGCGGACTTGCCATAGGCTCCGTTGCCTTGTACAGTACCACACTCAAGGACAGCTATACCCCCTTAAATATGCCCAGGCACAGCACGGAGCGATCATACTGGCAATCAGGGTAGGAATAGCCTTGTGTGAGTATGCACTACTAGCGGTTGTGTGCATGTGCACCTTTAGTCTTGGTAATCTAGAGAACAAAGCTTTCTAATAGATGTTTAAAGCTGCAAAAGCCTCACCAAACAGTAGCTGAAAGTGAACGGTCACAAGATGTAAAACAGTTTCCTGGTCCAAAGTCACATGTGCTTGTGCCTGTGACCATACCCAGCCCTTTGGCAAGCTGCAAACACTCCTACAGGTTGTTCTAGGTATGCTAACATGGGAAGATTAACTCTCATGTTTCTCACTTGACAGATGATAAACTTCTtcggtaagccaatcacatgcgatACAGACGGAATTGAACAATCATTACCATCAACAATAAGATGGTGGcacaacacaaaaaaccccaaaacaaaacaagcaccTCCAAATCTAATTTTGACTTGTCATAGATGCCAGTCACAACCAGAATGACCAACATGCGGTAATGACCAAAGACTGTACAACAAGCCATAAACTGTATGCTATATAGTTACAGGTACAGAAacactgattgattgattgactgagTGATAAAGATGAACTTTTTCCTAATTTTTTATACTCTTTAGTCTAAGTTGACGTTCCTAGAACAGTTTAGAGACAACGTGAACTCAAattttacagtgctgtgaaaaaaaaagtatttgccctcTTCCGGATTTCTTTTGTTGCCGCTGGGTTTTTGttctttgcatatttgtcacacttgcaTGTTTCAGTTcatcaaactaattttaatattagacagaGATAAGCTGAGTAAATTAAATTTCAAttatttaaatgatgatttcatttattaggaTTTAAAAAAGCTATTCAAGCTTACTTGGTACCATGTGAAAAAATAATTGCGTCCTAAACCTAAAAACTGGTTGTGCCGCCCTCTGCAGCAAGAACTGCACTCACACATTTGCactaactggcaatgagtctttcacattgctgtggaggaattcagacttgcttttctttgcagaattgtttgaATTCAGCCACAGTGAATGGTTTTTGAGCATTTAAGCTCATGCCAAAGCACCTCAATCACTCCTCAGCACCTTGGCCACTCCAAAAACATCATTTGGGGATTTTTATTTAGCCATTCAGAGTTTTTACTGATGTGTTTTGGATCTTTGTCCTGCAGTATAATCCGAGTGAGCCTCAGGCCACAAATGGATGGCCAGATATTTAGGATTTTTGGAGAAGTCGTcaaggtcctgaagcagcaaggAGGCCCAAACCATCACTCTACCAGTACCATGTTTGTCAGTTagtatgatgttctttttataacatgctgtgttatttttatgtaaTAGGACTCAAACCTCCAACAACTTCAACTTTGGTCTTGTCAGTCCACAGAGTATTTCACCAAAAATCACCAATCACGTGGTTCACCAAGATGTTTATTGGCAAATTCCAATGTCTTTTTGGTTAGCGATGATTTTCTCTTTGGAACTATCTCACAGATGCCATCTTTGCATTACtgtctttcttattgttgacaATAGAGACCTGGATaccttttttcccttaataactGAAATCATAATTTCTAaactttattgtttatttactgATGTCTGAAAAATGTGAAGAAGACAAATGTTCACAGCACTGTACCATCTATCTGTCTTTTTCTGTGTCAAATACGTGACTCATTCTGTCTTTGAAAGTACGTTTATCATGAATAAAGCAAACTTCAATTCTTGACCGCATATTTCCACATTTCTCTTTTCAGACACTCTTTGATGATGTCATTTGACCATGTGTCTGCGGTCCTGTTTCCTCCTGTGCAGGCTCTGCTCTCTCCTCCCCTGTCTGCTCCTCAGACTCAGCAGGATGCTCAGCCTGAGTGTCATGACAGTCTGGATTGTTCCGGAGGTCTGTCGAATGAGGCTGTTCATCAAGTACACCAGCAGGGGCAGTGTTAGCATCACGCGTCTCTACATGTGAGCAAGTTTGGAGTGGCAGGGACTCCGAGAAATGGCAAGGAGTGCTGTGCTGCTCTGTTTGGCAGTGGAGTTCTGTGTTTAGTTCTAATGCAGACTCTACTGTGGGGAGCGTGGGTGTGCTGCTGACATTTTCACTGTGGAAAGCAGGCGTGTCGCTCACAGAGCTGTTTCTTTGATAGTGCTGCATGGGTGGAGTGGTGTGGAAGAGGTTACTGAGGTTCATGAGTGTGCTGTTAGAGTAACTCATCACAGAAGGAAGTGGAACAGAGTAGGGTGCAGGATTTGTTCCATGTAGTGAACAATCCCAGTCTTCCTCCTCATcgtcttcttctccttcttcttcttcctcctcctcctcctcttcttcctcatcatcttcctcatcctcctcatcttcttctCCCTCCTCAGGGTCAATTGTTTCCAAGCTGTGTGTGCTGCAGTCCGACAGCCCACTGCAAACACTGCTGCCATCTTCATCATAagcttcatcttcttcttcctcatcgtcatcttcttcctcttctccctcctccgcctcttcttcctcttcttcctcatccAGATGTGACTCAGTGTCACCTGTGCTCTGAAGCTGCATGATGTGAATGTGCTGCGTGCTGCTCATCAGTGGAAACTGCAGgtttggctgctgctgctgctgctggaccaaGGTGGAGTCTCCGTGGTAACTGTTGCCATTGGTTACAAGCTGCTCTGGCTGCTGATAGTGCTCCTCGCGGCTCTTCTCCAGCTCCAGCTTCATGATAGTGTGCAGGAAGTGGGTGCGCACCCGGACCGGGTTGAACTCCAGGCGTCCCGTGGTGTTGCTGCAGCCTTCCTTGGTGCAGCCACAAGGGAAGGACATGCGATCCACCTACAGACAGAGTGATACACAGTGCAGAACACAAGCAAATTAAAGTGAGCTGCCAATCAAAGCTGATCATGCATGAAGAGAAACAGCAGATTCTACTCAGAGTGTTATTAATATCATTAAACAAGAGCGTGCAGCCAAACTTTGTGAAGCCAGAACACCTTAATCACTCAAGATTTACTTCTATGTGTCTGAAAAAAAGACTACCATGCCTAAAGCTCCAGATCTTTTTGTATGAATTCAGTAACGTATAACGCAAAATAACATTGCTGCTGTTCTAAGATTCTGAAGGATGGGGCTTTAAAAGTCCATCTGAGCATAcacagactgtacataaaagatggacaccgCGACAGTTCTCTGCCACTGGTCCCAGTTTTGTAGCCTAAAGCGTTTTGATCAGCATCATCTCAGTTTTTTATTATGTGATGTCACAAATGTGGGGTGGATGTGACAGTGAAACAGTGGACAATGCACACTCATACTTTAGCGATGCATCAGTCATAGAGTTGGCCGTTGCTAAAGCATAACTTTATCTTTCTTCAggacacaaataaaaacatcatgTAGAAAATAAATATCTAGTTCTATTCAGTAAGACTTGAAATCAGCAACTTGCAACCACAAACTCATCAGAAGAGTGTTCACTGAAAACATGAACCAAGGGAACAAGGGACTTCTTTCACTTTGACTTCTATACACTAGCTGAAAGTGATCTGAAAGAATGTGTCATCCAGGGAAGGACTTTGTTTTGAAGTTGTTTCACTTtgcatgtttgctgtgttttgctgtgttttactgtgtTTCTATGTGGAGTGTTTTATTCTTATGgttttattgcatgtttttattgtatatattaacTTGTCCAGGTGAGACTCCACCCACTTCTAATCACTAATCGGATACACCTGGGAGGGCACAGAGGTGAATAAGAGGGCCTGGCAGACCACAGAGAGGAGGCATGAGAGACAGAGCAGCAGAGATGGCGAAGTAGATGGTGGCAGGCAGCGGCGGCCACAAGCGGTGGCGGTGGCGGCGGCGTTGGTGTAGGTTGGTGTGCAGTACGTGGCGAGGGCATACGACGGCTAGTGCGTGAGAGATAGagggagctgtgctgctgttggAATAGCTGGATGCCAGAGGACGCTACGGTGGGGAATTAGTTGGCAGCGGGACAGCGCCCTACCTCCCACGGCGAGACCACAGTGCTGGCGTGACACAGAAAAGCGGCGGGCAGAGTTAGGAGCTATGCCCATTTCCGGGGTAAGTCCCGTGACATATCGTGCTGCAGTAACCCAGCTCACTAGAAAGAACGGTGACTGTCGCTGCCCCTCTCTCTTCTATAAATATTTAGTGTCTACTGTTGATACTTAATAGAATAAACAGGTTATGGACATAGGTAATTCATTAAAATATAAGATGCGcttttaatttccttttctttatgttaactggagtcacagctaTAGTGTACTgttaaataaagcatttttttaactctttaaaaGACCTGTGGTTTATTTGGAGtctgtaccctgcctctcaccgtTTTTAGAGCTGGGATAGACACCAGGCTCACCAGGACTCTAAACTGGaaaactgatggatggatggaaacttGTATGCCAACTTATGCAATGAAAATAGccaaatttaacattttactgCACAGACAGACATTGACAACATTTTAGTATTATAGCTGGGCCTCACCACAGTTCCATTTACCTGGCACTTAATGCCGGCCAGGCTGCATGCACAGGTCTCGGGATCACATATTCCCTGGCAGCGACACCCACACTCCTCCCGGGACATGCGCAGGGCACGCAATTCATGCTTCTCTTCCACATCAATGCGACGGACACCAGAGGCACGGAGAAGAGTACGGCGCCTTCTAGTAGTCAGAGGCTGGAGGAAAAAGTAATCGTCCACCTCTGTGTTGTCCACATCCAGGTCATCTTCGGAAATGTCATCGATTGTGAGTGTATCTGCTTCCAAAGATGACACAGTACCATTCTTGGTCAGCTGGAGGAtaggaaaacaaatgaaatgaaacaaacaaattaagacTGAGCCATGGATGTTAGCCCACACAGAAATTATAACCCCTGGGATAAATAAGGATTCACCGAGTCCTTGTACTGACTTTGAGTTTGATGGCATTAAGTTTCTCCTCTTTCAGATGGTCCCTCAACATCTTCCGGTGGCTCCGTTTCTGTTCCATGGCAAACTCCCTGAGAGTGAATTGCCTCACCCCACTGTGACGTGGTGACATCCCCAGGGTGCTGCCTCCCTGTGTGGGTACACTGGTAAAACCCTGCCGCCGGTTGAAATAGTAGACTGTGACGCTTTCAAAGTGCACATTATGACCTCGCAGTCGCTTTGACTGCTGCTGGATGGAGGCTAAGATTAAAACCGAGAGTGTTGACAGTTActaaatcaaaaaacaaaccaaaaaaccccaaaagttTTGTTGATAGAGGCGCTACTAAATGCAAGTTAAAGCATAATTTTTGCCAACAAGTTTCCATGACTAAAGCTTTAAACATATGTGTGAATGTAGGCTTTAAACAAGGGCATATTAAAGTGTAATGTAACAGTataacaaatacagaaaaagccATACTGACCAGGCTATACACACTAATTGCCTTTATtcgtctttgtttctttttctatttttgtaaCATTAAGTAAGACAACCTTGATGTAGCAACAAAACTACTTATATACTTTTGTGGTTATATGCTGGAGCGAACATAAGAAAAAGTGGTCCCAAACTTGATCCTTGAGGGACTCCACACCAGATGAAAGTATATGACTCCCTTCTTAGTTTAAACATAAAATGGTAAAGAGGACACAAACCAATTGAGa is part of the Pelmatolapia mariae isolate MD_Pm_ZW linkage group LG23, Pm_UMD_F_2, whole genome shotgun sequence genome and encodes:
- the LOC134620108 gene encoding cysteine/serine-rich nuclear protein 3-like isoform X3, translating into MTPPLICQCKGLMMMRYPAVTVVTAVTASTILSPPACWMGGSTLGMSPRHSGVRQFTLREFAMEQKRSHRKMLRDHLKEEKLNAIKLKLTKNGTVSSLEADTLTIDDISEDDLDVDNTEVDDYFFLQPLTTRRRRTLLRASGVRRIDVEEKHELRALRMSREECGCRCQGICDPETCACSLAGIKCQVNGTVVDRMSFPCGCTKEGCSNTTGRLEFNPVRVRTHFLHTIMKLELEKSREEHYQQPEQLVTNGNSYHGDSTLVQQQQQQPNLQFPLMSSTQHIHIMQLQSTGDTESHLDEEEEEEEAEEGEEEEDDDEEEEDEAYDEDGSSVCSGLSDCSTHSLETIDPEEGEEDEEDEEDDEEEEEEEEEEEEGEEDDEEEDWDCSLHGTNPAPYSVPLPSVMSYSNSTLMNLSNLFHTTPPMQHYQRNSSVSDTPAFHSENVSSTPTLPTVESALELNTELHCQTEQHSTPCHFSESLPLQTCSHVETRDANTAPAGVLDEQPHSTDLRNNPDCHDTQAEHPAESEEQTGEERAEPAQEETGPQTHGQMTSSKSV
- the LOC134620108 gene encoding cysteine/serine-rich nuclear protein 3-like isoform X2, which codes for MSGILKRKLDDDPAPYLSVQGSDDDEVSCSDSGNSSDSLNHSVPSSLLDASIQQQSKRLRGHNVHFESVTVYYFNRRQGFTSVPTQGGSTLGMSPRHSGVRQFTLREFAMEQKRSHRKMLRDHLKEEKLNAIKLKLTKNGTVSSLEADTLTIDDISEDDLDVDNTEVDDYFFLQPLTTRRRRTLLRASGVRRIDVEEKHELRALRMSREECGCRCQGICDPETCACSLAGIKCQVDRMSFPCGCTKEGCSNTTGRLEFNPVRVRTHFLHTIMKLELEKSREEHYQQPEQLVTNGNSYHGDSTLVQQQQQQPNLQFPLMSSTQHIHIMQLQSTGDTESHLDEEEEEEEAEEGEEEEDDDEEEEDEAYDEDGSSVCSGLSDCSTHSLETIDPEEGEEDEEDEEDDEEEEEEEEEEEEGEEDDEEEDWDCSLHGTNPAPYSVPLPSVMSYSNSTLMNLSNLFHTTPPMQHYQRNSSVSDTPAFHSENVSSTPTLPTVESALELNTELHCQTEQHSTPCHFSESLPLQTCSHVETRDANTAPAGVLDEQPHSTDLRNNPDCHDTQAEHPAESEEQTGEERAEPAQEETGPQTHGQMTSSKSV
- the LOC134620108 gene encoding cysteine/serine-rich nuclear protein 3-like isoform X1 encodes the protein MSGILKRKLDDDPAPYLSVQGSDDDEVSCSDSGNSSDSLNHSVPSSLLDASIQQQSKRLRGHNVHFESVTVYYFNRRQGFTSVPTQGGSTLGMSPRHSGVRQFTLREFAMEQKRSHRKMLRDHLKEEKLNAIKLKLTKNGTVSSLEADTLTIDDISEDDLDVDNTEVDDYFFLQPLTTRRRRTLLRASGVRRIDVEEKHELRALRMSREECGCRCQGICDPETCACSLAGIKCQVNGTVVDRMSFPCGCTKEGCSNTTGRLEFNPVRVRTHFLHTIMKLELEKSREEHYQQPEQLVTNGNSYHGDSTLVQQQQQQPNLQFPLMSSTQHIHIMQLQSTGDTESHLDEEEEEEEAEEGEEEEDDDEEEEDEAYDEDGSSVCSGLSDCSTHSLETIDPEEGEEDEEDEEDDEEEEEEEEEEEEGEEDDEEEDWDCSLHGTNPAPYSVPLPSVMSYSNSTLMNLSNLFHTTPPMQHYQRNSSVSDTPAFHSENVSSTPTLPTVESALELNTELHCQTEQHSTPCHFSESLPLQTCSHVETRDANTAPAGVLDEQPHSTDLRNNPDCHDTQAEHPAESEEQTGEERAEPAQEETGPQTHGQMTSSKSV